In the genome of Chryseobacterium oryzae, one region contains:
- the miaB gene encoding tRNA (N6-isopentenyl adenosine(37)-C2)-methylthiotransferase MiaB, with amino-acid sequence MQEKYIDETKQGEAFAIAEKEGNSKKLFLESYGCQMNFSDSEIVASILNEQGYNTTLKVEEADLILLNTCSIREKAEQTVRMRLSQFKNLKKERPSMTVGVLGCMAERLKTKFLEEEQLVDLVVGPDAYRDLPNLLKETEDGRDAINVILSKEETYADINPVRLGGNGVTAYVTITRGCDNMCTFCVVPFTRGRERSRDPHSILEECKSLSESGYKEITLLGQNVDSYLWYGGGPKKDFEKASEMQKATAVNFAQLLDLVAKAVPEMRIRFSTSNPQDMSLEVFRMMAKHDNICKYVHLPVQSGSNAMLEAMNRQHTREEYLDLIKKAKEIVPEVAFSQDMIVGFCNESEEDHQDTLSLMKEVEYDYGYMFAYSERPGTPAHKKMEDNIPADVKQRRLAEVIALQGELSRKRMKSYVGKSHQILIEGISKKNKNQWKGRNSQNAVCVFDMLEGQKIGDIVDVFVFDNTQGTLLGETVK; translated from the coding sequence GTGCAGGAAAAATATATAGACGAAACTAAACAGGGCGAAGCTTTTGCCATAGCTGAAAAAGAAGGAAATTCCAAGAAATTATTTTTGGAAAGTTATGGTTGCCAAATGAATTTTTCAGATTCGGAAATTGTAGCTTCTATCTTAAACGAACAAGGTTACAACACGACATTGAAAGTAGAAGAAGCTGACTTGATTCTTCTTAACACCTGCTCCATTCGTGAAAAAGCTGAGCAAACTGTTAGAATGCGTCTTTCACAGTTCAAAAACCTGAAAAAAGAGCGTCCGAGCATGACGGTTGGCGTTTTAGGATGTATGGCAGAAAGACTTAAAACTAAATTTTTAGAGGAAGAGCAACTTGTCGATTTAGTCGTAGGTCCCGATGCGTACAGAGATTTACCCAATCTTTTAAAAGAAACCGAAGACGGAAGAGATGCCATTAATGTTATTCTTTCTAAAGAAGAGACCTATGCAGACATCAACCCGGTTCGTTTAGGCGGAAACGGCGTTACAGCTTATGTTACCATCACAAGAGGTTGCGATAATATGTGTACTTTTTGTGTAGTTCCTTTCACAAGAGGCCGAGAAAGAAGCAGAGATCCGCATTCTATTCTTGAAGAATGCAAAAGTCTTTCTGAAAGCGGATATAAAGAAATTACATTATTGGGGCAGAACGTAGATTCTTATTTATGGTACGGTGGCGGTCCTAAGAAAGATTTTGAAAAAGCCTCTGAAATGCAAAAAGCAACGGCAGTAAATTTTGCTCAATTGCTGGATTTGGTTGCTAAGGCTGTTCCAGAAATGAGAATCCGTTTTTCTACATCCAATCCGCAGGATATGAGTTTAGAGGTATTCAGAATGATGGCGAAGCATGACAACATTTGTAAATATGTACATTTACCTGTACAAAGCGGAAGCAACGCGATGTTGGAAGCGATGAACAGACAACATACCCGTGAAGAATATTTAGATTTAATAAAAAAAGCAAAAGAAATCGTTCCGGAAGTGGCTTTTTCCCAAGATATGATTGTAGGTTTCTGCAACGAGTCTGAGGAAGATCATCAAGATACACTTTCCTTAATGAAAGAGGTTGAATATGATTACGGATATATGTTTGCGTATTCAGAAAGACCCGGAACTCCCGCACACAAGAAAATGGAAGACAACATTCCTGCAGATGTTAAACAGAGACGTTTGGCAGAAGTAATTGCATTGCAGGGAGAATTATCCAGAAAGCGAATGAAGTCTTATGTAGGAAAATCTCATCAGATTTTAATTGAAGGAATTTCTAAAAAGAATAAAAACCAATGGAAAGGAAGAAATTCTCAAAATGCCGTTTGTGTATTCGATATGCTTGAAGGACAGAAAATTGGTGACATTGTGGATGTTTTTGTTTTTGATAATACACAGGGCACACTTTTAGGGGAAACCGTAAAGTAA
- a CDS encoding tetratricopeptide repeat protein — MNNRVLELLKNPKIIQPEDLNLLKEEINSFPYIQNIRALHLYGVHLFDKENYQKDLSTTAAYTTDKKILYQLINGKPQPKQEIQTKEIPVEDIKETENILPQEEKPAKHDYEAISESLIIPKAEIKTVIVNGERNRILYEGEENFLNEENSEKIDLESTIESGVIVTQKAESSPISSSTEEIIVNKKEEEFPEENETKNKDSEKFNENSTTEDLDIETVIDESTINSEKVSEEIDNEAEISFIETEPFEPQKENVEEDVEEIHVEKEEAQEPLNAETIVEENKIESPKIEEEIQDDSQLSFHGTESFFPNVKIETAQPNQEVKTEEKKSSANKYEDEMRRLIEEVEKKMKSQKKAEPETDKEESILHSGNEISFSETQDFVVDFSPKEEKEDVIEEPSTEEISSDSNEIDEEPIANTAWKPMSLESSLPDSLIDKKESQEKTVEKIIPEAKTSEITPNKSIVEEQPQISNEAKEETAEEEKTLEEKETESEVPVMNVSFFGSEISSLPINNKKNAEESVAPKEEPLKEESVKKTESVDSNVPGFINTWQSWLKIDRTEEILKEKTATKNKAIESFIENNPKISQLKDEVSFTVKEKTDDISHLMTETLANLYIEQKLYTKAINAFQALIQKHPARKDYFEGKIQEIKDSRGKN; from the coding sequence ATGAATAACAGAGTTTTAGAATTATTAAAAAATCCAAAAATTATTCAGCCAGAAGATTTAAATCTTTTGAAAGAAGAAATTAATTCTTTTCCTTACATTCAGAATATCCGTGCATTGCATTTGTACGGAGTTCATCTTTTCGATAAAGAAAACTACCAGAAAGATTTATCTACCACGGCTGCCTATACAACAGACAAGAAAATTCTCTATCAGCTAATTAACGGAAAGCCACAGCCAAAACAGGAAATTCAGACAAAAGAAATTCCGGTGGAAGATATTAAAGAAACTGAGAACATTCTACCACAGGAAGAAAAACCTGCAAAACACGATTACGAAGCGATTTCCGAGTCTTTAATTATCCCTAAAGCTGAAATAAAGACAGTTATTGTAAACGGAGAGCGAAACAGAATTTTATATGAGGGAGAAGAAAATTTCCTGAATGAAGAAAATTCCGAAAAAATAGATTTAGAATCTACCATAGAATCTGGCGTAATTGTTACCCAAAAGGCAGAAAGTTCTCCAATTTCATCGTCAACTGAAGAAATTATTGTTAATAAAAAAGAAGAAGAATTCCCTGAAGAAAACGAAACTAAAAATAAAGATTCTGAAAAATTTAATGAAAATTCTACAACAGAAGATCTTGACATAGAAACGGTAATTGATGAAAGTACAATAAATTCTGAAAAAGTTTCGGAAGAAATAGATAATGAAGCCGAAATCAGCTTTATAGAAACCGAACCTTTTGAGCCTCAAAAAGAGAATGTAGAAGAAGATGTTGAGGAAATTCATGTAGAAAAAGAAGAAGCCCAAGAACCGCTGAATGCAGAAACTATTGTTGAAGAGAATAAAATAGAGAGTCCGAAAATTGAAGAAGAAATTCAGGACGATTCTCAGCTAAGTTTTCACGGGACAGAATCTTTCTTTCCAAATGTGAAAATTGAAACTGCTCAACCCAACCAAGAGGTAAAAACTGAAGAGAAAAAATCTTCTGCCAATAAATACGAAGATGAAATGCGCCGTCTGATTGAAGAGGTTGAAAAAAAGATGAAATCTCAAAAAAAGGCAGAACCGGAGACGGATAAAGAAGAAAGCATTTTGCATTCCGGAAACGAAATCAGTTTCTCTGAAACTCAAGATTTTGTTGTTGATTTTTCGCCGAAAGAGGAAAAAGAAGACGTAATTGAAGAGCCTTCAACAGAAGAAATTTCTTCGGATAGCAATGAAATTGATGAAGAGCCTATTGCAAATACTGCCTGGAAACCCATGAGTCTTGAAAGCAGTTTGCCCGATTCTTTAATAGATAAAAAAGAGAGTCAGGAAAAAACCGTTGAAAAGATCATTCCAGAAGCTAAAACCTCTGAAATTACTCCAAATAAAAGTATAGTGGAAGAGCAACCTCAGATTTCTAATGAAGCAAAAGAGGAAACGGCTGAAGAAGAGAAAACTTTAGAAGAAAAAGAAACTGAGAGTGAAGTTCCTGTGATGAATGTTTCGTTTTTCGGATCTGAAATCTCTTCATTGCCTATCAATAACAAGAAAAATGCTGAAGAAAGCGTTGCTCCAAAAGAAGAACCTCTAAAAGAAGAATCTGTAAAGAAAACGGAGTCGGTTGACAGTAATGTTCCAGGCTTCATCAATACGTGGCAAAGTTGGCTTAAAATAGACCGTACAGAAGAAATTTTAAAAGAAAAAACAGCAACAAAAAATAAAGCTATTGAATCTTTTATAGAAAACAACCCAAAAATCAGCCAATTAAAAGATGAAGTAAGTTTTACGGTAAAAGAGAAAACGGACGATATTTCTCATTTGATGACCGAAACTCTCGCAAACCTTTATATTGAACAAAAGCTGTATACGAAAGCGATAAACGCTTTTCAGGCACTTATCCAAAAGCATCCCGCCAGAAAAGATTATTTTGAAGGTAAAATCCAGGAAATAAAGGATAGCAGAGGAAAAAACTAA
- a CDS encoding sigma-54 interaction domain-containing protein, giving the protein MNELQNIKNRFGIIGNFPALNRALEKAIQVAPTDISVLVIGESGVGKEFIPKIIHSESKRKHQPYIVVNCGAIPEGTIDSELFGHEKGAFTGATATRKGYFEVADGGTIFLDEVGELPLQTQVRLLRVLESGEFMKVGSSQIQKTNVRIVAATNVNMMKAIQDGRFREDLFYRLNTVQIDMPPLRERKGDIHLLFRKFAIDFAEKYRMPELELEPSAVHYIENYSFPGNVRQLRNLVEQMTVVERDRKISVEKLAEYIPMDAHLPMVVTQPNTPKQNDFGSEREIMYKILFDMRNDINDLKSLTSELIKNRGNSDLSNQEKNLISRIYTPEATPQTASPNSLLYFENNNNVSSQNIQNPTIISNPEDSYEDFEDIEIEENKPESLSLQNNEKDLIVKALEKHNGRRNRAADELGISQRTLYRKIKQYNLEE; this is encoded by the coding sequence ATGAACGAACTTCAAAATATAAAAAACCGCTTCGGAATCATCGGGAATTTCCCTGCATTAAACCGAGCATTAGAAAAAGCAATACAAGTAGCACCAACCGATATTTCGGTACTTGTAATTGGAGAAAGTGGTGTGGGAAAAGAATTTATCCCGAAAATCATTCATTCAGAATCCAAAAGAAAACATCAGCCTTACATTGTGGTAAACTGTGGTGCAATCCCGGAAGGAACTATTGATTCCGAATTATTCGGTCACGAAAAAGGGGCATTTACAGGAGCTACGGCAACCAGAAAAGGATATTTTGAGGTTGCCGATGGCGGAACCATTTTTCTTGATGAAGTGGGCGAACTGCCTTTGCAAACCCAGGTGCGTTTACTAAGAGTTTTAGAAAGCGGAGAGTTTATGAAGGTAGGATCTTCTCAAATTCAGAAAACCAACGTAAGAATTGTTGCTGCAACGAACGTGAATATGATGAAGGCAATTCAGGATGGGCGTTTCCGTGAAGATTTATTTTACCGTCTGAACACCGTGCAGATAGATATGCCGCCTTTGAGAGAAAGAAAAGGAGATATCCATTTACTTTTCAGAAAATTTGCGATAGATTTTGCCGAAAAATACAGAATGCCGGAGTTGGAACTGGAGCCAAGTGCCGTTCATTACATTGAAAATTATTCTTTCCCGGGAAATGTGCGCCAGCTGAGAAACCTGGTGGAACAAATGACAGTAGTGGAAAGAGACCGAAAAATCTCTGTTGAAAAGCTTGCGGAATACATCCCGATGGATGCACATCTGCCAATGGTAGTTACGCAACCCAATACCCCGAAGCAAAATGATTTTGGAAGTGAAAGGGAAATCATGTACAAAATTCTCTTCGATATGAGAAACGATATAAATGATTTAAAATCCTTAACTTCGGAACTCATTAAGAACAGGGGCAATTCGGATCTGAGCAATCAGGAGAAAAATCTAATCAGCAGAATTTATACTCCTGAAGCAACTCCTCAGACGGCAAGTCCCAACTCTTTATTATACTTTGAAAATAATAATAACGTAAGCAGTCAGAATATTCAGAATCCTACAATTATTTCGAATCCTGAAGATTCTTACGAGGATTTTGAGGATATTGAAATTGAAGAAAACAAGCCGGAATCTCTATCTTTACAAAACAATGAAAAAGATTTGATTGTAAAAGCTTTAGAGAAGCACAACGGCAGAAGAAACCGCGCTGCAGACGAACTGGGAATTTCGCAACGAACCTTATATAGAAAAATAAAACAATACAATCTCGAAGAATAA
- a CDS encoding tetratricopeptide repeat protein, with protein MEKFQKYYLSLLVLVIYSNLQAQVNCNTMQNDNCKKACEMYNYWEEYGQGTRESQEGFDEAIKLCPTFSNLYKEKAVPYLKNGDFISWKILIDKAVNLDPKMNLGYRGWCKYQFLRDYKGAIEDIEALEKLYPNGYLGYSQNGDYELHIAKAICYSALGQREKAVSIIENQLAKKDHTVGFYDYYQLGVTYFELGKYDKALENFEKQSKQYDFAENIYFKSKVSKIRNKDYLDLKKLALKSYDEGKTMKDGYTHHFNKVYRTEIEEL; from the coding sequence ATGGAAAAGTTTCAGAAATACTACCTTAGCCTTCTCGTATTGGTTATTTATTCTAATCTTCAGGCACAGGTTAACTGCAATACAATGCAGAATGACAACTGTAAAAAGGCCTGCGAGATGTATAATTATTGGGAAGAATATGGACAGGGAACCCGAGAGTCTCAGGAAGGTTTTGATGAAGCGATAAAACTATGTCCCACATTTTCCAATTTATATAAAGAAAAAGCAGTTCCTTATCTTAAAAACGGAGATTTTATCTCTTGGAAAATACTAATAGATAAGGCTGTAAATCTCGACCCTAAAATGAATTTAGGCTACAGAGGTTGGTGCAAATACCAGTTTTTGAGAGATTACAAAGGAGCTATTGAGGATATTGAGGCTTTAGAAAAATTATATCCCAATGGTTATTTAGGCTATTCTCAAAATGGAGATTACGAATTGCATATTGCAAAAGCGATTTGCTATTCCGCTTTAGGGCAAAGAGAAAAAGCGGTCTCGATTATAGAAAACCAGTTGGCGAAAAAAGACCATACGGTTGGTTTTTACGATTATTACCAATTGGGAGTTACCTATTTTGAACTCGGAAAATACGATAAAGCCTTAGAAAATTTCGAAAAGCAAAGTAAACAATACGATTTTGCCGAAAATATATATTTTAAAAGTAAAGTTTCAAAAATTAGGAACAAAGATTATTTGGATTTAAAAAAGTTAGCTCTCAAAAGCTATGATGAAGGAAAAACCATGAAAGATGGCTATACTCATCACTTCAACAAAGTTTACAGAACTGAAATTGAGGAACTTTAA
- a CDS encoding LptE family protein — translation MNTLKNLLILMVSVGFLNSCYTFTGSSLKDEKTVQINEFPNNAALVNPALSQQFSTDIQNRFLQRTTLKGTKTNPDILIEGEITDYGITPTTISSSTQQTSAGTIQQSQNKLTITVKVRYENKLHSELSFERTYVDEAVFNSNLSQSQIETSQVKLVTDRIINKIFNDIVANW, via the coding sequence ATGAATACGCTCAAAAATCTTTTAATTTTAATGGTATCTGTGGGGTTTCTCAATTCCTGCTACACCTTTACAGGCTCTTCTCTGAAAGATGAAAAAACAGTTCAGATTAACGAGTTTCCCAACAATGCAGCTTTGGTAAATCCTGCATTATCTCAGCAATTTTCTACGGATATTCAGAACAGGTTTTTACAGCGTACCACTTTAAAAGGAACCAAAACGAATCCCGATATATTAATTGAGGGTGAAATTACAGATTACGGAATTACTCCTACAACCATTAGTTCTTCAACGCAGCAGACCAGTGCGGGAACTATACAACAATCTCAGAATAAGCTTACGATTACTGTAAAAGTGCGTTACGAAAACAAACTGCATTCTGAATTAAGTTTTGAAAGAACCTATGTGGATGAAGCCGTTTTCAACAGTAATTTATCCCAGAGCCAGATCGAAACTTCTCAGGTAAAACTGGTAACAGACAGAATTATTAATAAAATTTTCAACGACATTGTCGCTAACTGGTAA